One Hemitrygon akajei chromosome 11, sHemAka1.3, whole genome shotgun sequence DNA segment encodes these proteins:
- the LOC140735292 gene encoding parvalbumin alpha-like has translation MSSDISALLSAKDIEKALAESSASFNHKTFFQTSGLNKKNDAELTKIFRILDEDESGYIEVAELTKFLKRFSAGARDLNEKETEAFLAAGDSDHDGKIGVEEFKNMVKA, from the exons ATGTCCTCCGATATCTCTGCCTTACTCAGTGCCAAAGACATCGAAAAAGCCCTGGCTGAGAGTTCTG CTTCTTtcaaccacaagaccttcttccaaaCCAGCGGCTTGAATAAAAAAAACGACGCCGAACTCACTAAAATCTTCCGCATTCTGGACGAGGATGAGAGCGGATATATTGAGGTGGCAGAGCTGAC aaagtTCCTGAAGAGGTTCTCTGCCGGCGCTCGGGACCTGAATGAGAAAGAGACAGAGGCTTTCCTTGCTGCTGGCGACAGTGATCATGATGGAAAGATTGGAGTTGAAG AGTTCAAGAATATGGTGAAGGCATAA